In Hyphomicrobiaceae bacterium, the following are encoded in one genomic region:
- a CDS encoding glycosyltransferase family 4 protein, which produces MHLLPVALLAFVAAAIGTRLLIPWLASRGAVAQENERTLHTGIVPKGGGLPLLASALAATALLFPLSEIPSALLTGLMLVMAVSWLDDIDPLPARVRFPVHVAAAAILVFTLPHQAMVFQGFLPWWLDRAVAILALTWMTNLFNFMDGINGIAGVETIAIAFGYLLVGVASPGGVSLAPLSAALIGATAGFLIWNLRERGKAAIFMGDIGSVPLGYLTGAMMIDLAIRGHWAPAIILPSYFLADATLTLLKRLFRGEKVWQAHKSHFYQRATEALGNRHLPVVWRIAAANATLIACGLWGVSFPFVALAAAAITVVALLVLLSIAGHKPR; this is translated from the coding sequence TTGCATCTGCTGCCCGTCGCGCTTCTTGCCTTCGTCGCTGCCGCCATCGGCACCCGGCTCCTAATCCCCTGGCTTGCGTCGCGGGGTGCAGTTGCACAAGAGAACGAGCGCACCCTGCATACCGGCATAGTACCCAAGGGCGGAGGCCTTCCGCTTCTTGCCTCCGCTCTCGCCGCAACTGCCTTGCTGTTTCCGCTGAGCGAAATTCCTTCCGCGCTTTTGACCGGCTTAATGCTGGTTATGGCCGTTTCCTGGCTTGATGACATTGACCCGCTGCCTGCGCGCGTGCGCTTTCCGGTGCACGTGGCCGCGGCTGCCATTCTCGTTTTTACCCTTCCCCACCAGGCCATGGTGTTTCAGGGATTTCTACCCTGGTGGCTCGACCGCGCTGTCGCCATCCTTGCGCTCACCTGGATGACCAACTTGTTTAACTTCATGGACGGCATCAACGGCATTGCCGGTGTGGAAACTATCGCCATTGCCTTCGGCTATCTGCTCGTCGGGGTGGCATCACCAGGCGGCGTTTCGCTCGCGCCGCTCAGCGCCGCCCTGATCGGTGCAACCGCAGGCTTCCTGATCTGGAACCTTCGCGAACGCGGCAAAGCCGCCATCTTCATGGGCGACATCGGCAGCGTACCGTTAGGCTATCTCACCGGCGCAATGATGATCGATCTAGCAATCCGCGGACATTGGGCGCCGGCGATCATCCTCCCCTCCTATTTCCTTGCCGACGCGACGCTTACCTTGCTCAAACGGCTGTTCCGTGGAGAGAAGGTCTGGCAAGCGCACAAATCGCATTTCTACCAGCGCGCCACTGAAGCGCTCGGCAACCGGCATCTACCTGTGGTTTGGCGCATCGCGGCTGCCAACGCGACACTGATCGCCTGCGGCCTATGGGGCGTCTCGTTCCCGTTCGTTGCGCTTGCTGCCGCCGCCATCACGGTCGTGGCGCTCCTCGTTCTGCTGTCGATCGCGGGGCACAAACCGCGCTAG
- a CDS encoding VOC family protein, whose protein sequence is MQPRITLVTLGVADIANARAFYERLGFVASRDSNPHVVFFDAGGVVLALFGRAALAEDAGAVDSAPGFSGVTLAHNVASRVAVDDVLAEAVAAGGRLSKPAQETFWGGYSGYFADPDGHMWEVAHNPFWPMDETGRVLLPGSGTA, encoded by the coding sequence ATGCAACCTCGCATTACGCTCGTTACCCTCGGTGTCGCCGACATTGCCAACGCGCGCGCTTTCTACGAACGTCTGGGCTTCGTCGCCTCGCGAGACAGCAATCCGCACGTTGTGTTCTTTGATGCCGGTGGTGTCGTGCTCGCTCTGTTTGGAAGAGCAGCACTGGCAGAGGACGCTGGCGCGGTTGACAGCGCGCCGGGTTTTTCCGGGGTAACTCTTGCGCACAATGTTGCCAGCCGAGTTGCAGTCGATGATGTTCTGGCTGAGGCTGTGGCGGCCGGCGGACGGCTGAGCAAGCCGGCGCAGGAGACGTTTTGGGGCGGCTACTCGGGCTATTTTGCCGATCCAGATGGGCACATGTGGGAGGTCGCTCACAATCCCTTCTGGCCCATGGATGAAACGGGTCGCGTTCTGCTGCCAGGGTCTGGGACGGCATGA
- a CDS encoding CoA-binding protein — MKHDAYSDDYISQILSSIRSIAVVGASANPVRASFIVMQYLIAKGYLVYPVNPGIAGQTVLGRKVYASLSELDEGADCVDIFRNSEAAGGVVREAVALKDMLGLKVIWMQLGVRSDAAAAEAEAAGLQVVMNRCPKIEYGRLSGEIGWFGINTGVVSSRLPRLAPKGVQSLVIKPPER, encoded by the coding sequence ATGAAACACGACGCCTACAGCGACGACTACATTTCGCAGATACTCTCCAGCATTCGTTCGATTGCCGTTGTCGGCGCCAGCGCCAATCCCGTGCGCGCTAGCTTTATCGTGATGCAATATCTGATTGCCAAGGGATACCTCGTCTATCCTGTCAATCCAGGCATCGCAGGGCAAACGGTGCTTGGCCGGAAGGTTTATGCGAGCCTTTCAGAACTCGATGAGGGTGCGGACTGTGTCGACATTTTTCGAAACTCCGAAGCCGCTGGCGGCGTTGTGCGCGAGGCGGTTGCGTTGAAGGATATGCTCGGCCTCAAGGTCATCTGGATGCAGCTTGGTGTTCGCAGCGATGCGGCGGCCGCCGAGGCGGAAGCGGCGGGTTTGCAGGTGGTGATGAACCGCTGCCCAAAGATCGAATATGGTCGCCTGTCGGGCGAAATAGGGTGGTTCGGAATCAACACGGGGGTTGTTTCCAGTCGACTGCCGCGTTTGGCACCCAAGGGCGTGCAGAGCCTTGTGATCAAACCACCTGAGCGTTGA
- a CDS encoding cytochrome b, which yields MKGNVMADEERYDIPVYSRQARMFHWWIALFLLLQVPIGFYMTYRGYDMEAVNDKGEVVKGLWDGITNTLYSSHKLLGLIILLFVVLRLSYRLVYGAPAPDRSVPAPLTGASHLLHWGLYLALLATPIIGYVGISYGRYLSVFGLPLPPVTIEDKKFAEEVFEYHETAAIILLCLIGVHVAGALYHKFIRKDRVVERMLPKKRNIV from the coding sequence ATGAAGGGTAACGTCATGGCGGATGAGGAACGTTACGATATTCCCGTTTACTCCCGCCAAGCCCGCATGTTCCATTGGTGGATCGCGCTTTTTCTGCTGCTGCAGGTCCCCATTGGATTCTACATGACGTATCGCGGCTATGATATGGAGGCCGTGAACGATAAGGGCGAAGTCGTCAAAGGCTTATGGGACGGCATCACGAACACCCTTTACAGCTCACACAAGTTGCTCGGCCTTATAATACTTCTGTTCGTGGTATTGCGGCTGAGCTATCGACTGGTCTACGGCGCTCCTGCGCCGGATCGCTCGGTTCCTGCACCGCTCACCGGGGCATCGCACTTGCTCCACTGGGGCCTTTATCTGGCGCTTCTGGCGACGCCGATCATCGGGTACGTGGGAATTTCATACGGGCGTTATCTCAGCGTGTTCGGTCTTCCGTTGCCGCCGGTCACAATCGAGGACAAGAAGTTTGCCGAAGAAGTGTTTGAGTACCACGAGACCGCAGCAATCATTCTTCTGTGTCTGATCGGCGTGCACGTCGCCGGCGCGCTTTATCACAAATTCATCCGGAAAGACCGCGTGGTTGAGCGAATGCTTCCCAAGAAGCGGAACATCGTCTGA
- a CDS encoding glucan ABC transporter ATP-binding protein/ permease, giving the protein MKKAETIPELGLVQIYRRALALLAPEKFLAIALASAGVVIAAIQLAEPILFGKVVDALSKGQGAFPIIGLWAALGLFGILANVTVAIYADRLAHRRRLAVMADVFERAMTLPQTYHATRGSGTVIRTIVSGCSALFWLWLGAMREQLTALFGIVLLVPTALSMDYRMAAILGCTAIAYTAMNVFVMRRTSAGQSAADHHDYAISGRIGDVIGNVSVVQSYGRISAEADALRAMIKELMKAQFPVLTWWGVLSVLQRAAATLTMVAVFAVGAMLSARGELSVGQIVAFVSFAGLLIGKLDQLSAFVVRVHQQGPALRMLFGLLDESAMVAEKPDARPLVNVEGDVNFEHVSFRYGVGLQGVHDLNFHALAGQTLALVGPTGSGKSTSIALLQRFRSPSSGRITIDGTDIADVTLASLRQSIAVVFQDAGLFNRTIGDNIRIGRPDASQAEVERAARLAEAHDFIAAKPEGYDFVIGERGASLSGGERQRIAIARAILKDAPILILDEATSALDAETEAKIKRALDTLRKGRTTFIIAHRLSTVADADQIIVLDQGQIVERGRFAQLAAGDGLFARLVAEGGFTIPKTTGDLEASAEALAVGDIHDDLFGSS; this is encoded by the coding sequence ATGAAAAAGGCCGAAACAATCCCGGAGCTGGGACTGGTGCAAATCTACCGCCGCGCGCTCGCGCTGCTTGCCCCGGAAAAGTTCCTGGCTATCGCGCTGGCGTCGGCCGGTGTGGTCATCGCGGCCATTCAGCTTGCCGAGCCGATCCTGTTTGGCAAGGTGGTCGATGCGCTCTCCAAAGGCCAAGGAGCGTTTCCCATCATCGGGCTTTGGGCGGCGCTCGGGCTATTCGGCATCCTGGCCAACGTCACGGTTGCGATCTACGCCGACCGCCTCGCCCACCGCCGCCGCCTCGCGGTGATGGCGGACGTGTTTGAGCGCGCAATGACATTGCCGCAGACCTATCACGCCACCCGCGGATCGGGCACGGTGATCCGGACTATCGTCTCCGGATGCAGTGCCTTGTTCTGGCTTTGGCTGGGCGCCATGCGAGAGCAGCTCACCGCGTTGTTTGGCATCGTACTGCTGGTGCCGACCGCGCTCTCCATGGACTATCGCATGGCTGCGATCCTGGGGTGCACCGCCATCGCATATACCGCTATGAACGTATTCGTAATGCGCCGGACATCTGCCGGACAGTCCGCCGCCGACCATCACGACTACGCCATTTCCGGGCGCATCGGCGACGTGATCGGCAACGTCTCCGTGGTGCAAAGCTATGGCCGCATCAGCGCGGAAGCCGATGCCTTGCGCGCCATGATCAAGGAATTGATGAAGGCACAATTCCCGGTCCTCACCTGGTGGGGCGTGCTATCGGTGCTGCAACGCGCTGCTGCCACCCTCACGATGGTCGCCGTCTTTGCCGTCGGTGCGATGCTGTCGGCTCGCGGCGAACTGAGCGTCGGCCAGATCGTAGCATTCGTCTCGTTTGCAGGCCTTCTAATCGGCAAGCTCGATCAACTCTCAGCGTTCGTCGTGCGTGTCCATCAGCAGGGCCCCGCGCTTCGAATGCTATTTGGGCTCCTTGATGAATCCGCGATGGTCGCAGAGAAGCCAGACGCGCGCCCGCTGGTGAATGTCGAAGGCGATGTCAATTTCGAGCATGTCAGCTTCCGATATGGTGTGGGCCTGCAGGGCGTCCACGATTTGAATTTCCACGCCCTGGCGGGTCAAACGCTGGCGCTTGTAGGGCCGACCGGCTCGGGCAAATCGACTTCAATCGCACTGCTACAGCGTTTCCGCAGCCCCAGCTCTGGGCGCATTACCATCGACGGAACCGACATTGCCGACGTCACGCTCGCCTCCCTACGCCAGTCGATTGCCGTGGTTTTCCAGGACGCAGGGCTCTTCAATCGCACAATCGGCGACAACATTAGGATAGGCAGGCCGGACGCCAGCCAGGCTGAAGTCGAGCGTGCGGCGCGGCTGGCTGAAGCACACGACTTCATCGCCGCGAAGCCGGAAGGCTATGATTTCGTCATCGGAGAACGCGGTGCCTCTCTGTCAGGCGGAGAGCGTCAGCGCATCGCCATCGCGCGGGCAATCTTGAAGGATGCGCCGATCCTCATCCTCGACGAGGCGACAAGTGCGCTGGACGCGGAAACGGAAGCCAAGATCAAGCGTGCGCTTGATACGCTTCGCAAGGGTCGCACCACCTTCATCATTGCGCATCGCCTTTCGACTGTTGCCGATGCCGACCAGATTATCGTACTCGACCAGGGACAGATCGTGGAGCGCGGGCGGTTCGCGCAGCTCGCCGCAGGCGATGGCCTGTTTGCGCGCTTGGTTGCAGAAGGCGGGTTTACGATCCCGAAAACAACCGGCGACCTGGAAGCATCAGCCGAAGCGTTGGCCGTCGGAGACATTCACGACGACCTTTTCGGATCGAGCTGA
- a CDS encoding DUF1254 domain-containing protein — MDFTRREAICTLSLLTTTSASSAWAWDGPIVDLMHEGEDFLVASDAYVYGYPLVTMEMTRRVITNVAKPEGTRAPEGNLIKLRQYPDATFRDVTAPNADTLYTTSFLDVSNEPWVLSIPDMKGRYFLLPFLSGWTDVFQVPGSRTTGTQAQTFLITGPDWSGTVPSGMSQLKAPTSIVWMLGRIYCTGTPEDYAAVHALQDQFKLQPLSTYGTDYVPPAGKVDPSIDMKTPVREQVNNLTTVEYFTLLAELLKRNPPAAADAPALERFKSIGLVPGQDFDPKFVDRRWEADLPKLSQHRIQLHFMTRDGDMSRVNGWTYTTKAGVYGTNYIQRALVTYIGLGANRPQDAVYPTSLKPSLLSHYDGSKTYTMRFEKGQLPPVKGFWSLTMYDQNMFFVANPINRYSMSMRTNPKLESDGALVIYIQNESPGADKEANWLPAPKDKFTLMLRLYWPDESDPTIIDGSWVIPPVKQK, encoded by the coding sequence ATGGACTTCACCCGCCGCGAAGCAATTTGTACTCTTTCTCTTTTGACCACGACGTCAGCCTCAAGTGCTTGGGCATGGGATGGCCCTATCGTTGATCTCATGCACGAAGGCGAGGATTTCTTAGTCGCTTCCGACGCATACGTTTATGGCTATCCGCTCGTAACGATGGAGATGACGCGGCGCGTTATCACAAACGTTGCCAAGCCTGAAGGAACACGAGCCCCAGAAGGCAATCTCATCAAGCTCCGGCAATATCCGGATGCAACGTTCCGGGATGTCACCGCACCAAATGCGGACACGCTCTATACGACGTCCTTTTTGGATGTCAGCAACGAGCCGTGGGTGTTGAGCATCCCTGATATGAAGGGAAGATACTTCCTTCTACCATTCTTGAGCGGCTGGACAGATGTATTCCAAGTGCCCGGCAGCCGGACGACGGGAACGCAGGCGCAGACATTTCTAATCACCGGACCGGATTGGTCGGGGACAGTGCCATCAGGGATGTCCCAACTGAAGGCGCCGACAAGCATCGTCTGGATGCTCGGGCGCATCTACTGCACCGGCACGCCTGAAGATTACGCTGCCGTGCATGCCCTGCAGGATCAATTCAAGCTTCAGCCTTTGAGCACCTACGGCACTGACTATGTCCCCCCCGCCGGCAAAGTCGATCCGTCGATAGATATGAAGACGCCGGTCCGCGAGCAGGTGAACAATCTGACGACGGTTGAGTACTTCACGCTGCTGGCGGAACTGCTCAAGCGAAATCCGCCAGCTGCCGCGGATGCTCCGGCTTTGGAGAGGTTCAAGAGCATTGGACTTGTGCCGGGGCAGGACTTCGATCCGAAATTCGTGGATCGACGTTGGGAAGCTGATCTGCCGAAGTTGAGCCAACACCGCATTCAGCTTCATTTCATGACAAGAGACGGCGACATGTCTCGCGTCAATGGCTGGACCTACACAACAAAGGCTGGTGTCTACGGCACCAACTACATTCAGCGCGCGCTGGTGACATACATCGGTCTTGGCGCCAACCGCCCCCAAGATGCTGTCTATCCCACATCACTCAAGCCCTCACTTTTGTCCCATTACGATGGTTCCAAGACCTATACGATGCGATTTGAGAAAGGGCAGCTGCCGCCGGTAAAAGGCTTCTGGTCGCTCACGATGTACGACCAAAACATGTTCTTCGTCGCCAATCCAATCAACCGCTACTCCATGAGTATGCGGACGAATCCGAAGTTGGAATCAGACGGTGCGCTCGTAATTTATATCCAAAATGAGAGCCCCGGTGCCGACAAGGAAGCCAACTGGCTCCCCGCCCCGAAAGACAAGTTCACCTTGATGTTGCGCTTATACTGGCCTGACGAAAGTGATCCGACGATCATTGACGGGTCTTGGGTTATCCCTCCGGTCAAACAAAAATAA
- the rpsI gene encoding 30S ribosomal protein S9 has protein sequence MATESRTLDDLASLKGSASASDEAPVRTQKLDKLGRAYATGKRKDAVARVWLKPGKGMITVNDKDFKVYFARPVLQMMLQQPLSIANRSTQYDIRITVTGGGLSGQAGAVRHGISKALTYYEPDLRGVLKKQGFLTRDSRTVERKKYGRVKARRSFQFSKR, from the coding sequence ATGGCAACAGAATCCAGGACGTTGGACGACCTCGCGAGCCTCAAGGGCAGCGCGTCCGCATCTGATGAAGCGCCGGTGCGCACCCAGAAGCTGGACAAGCTCGGGCGCGCGTACGCAACCGGCAAGCGTAAAGACGCTGTGGCCCGCGTATGGCTCAAGCCCGGCAAGGGCATGATCACGGTCAACGATAAGGACTTCAAGGTCTACTTCGCTCGCCCCGTGCTGCAGATGATGCTTCAGCAGCCTCTGTCGATCGCCAACCGCTCGACCCAGTACGACATCCGCATCACCGTCACCGGTGGCGGGCTGTCTGGCCAAGCTGGCGCTGTGCGTCACGGCATCTCAAAGGCCCTGACCTACTATGAGCCCGACCTGCGCGGCGTCCTCAAGAAGCAGGGCTTCCTGACGCGCGACAGCCGCACCGTAGAGCGTAAGAAGTACGGCCGCGTCAAAGCCCGCCGTTCGTTCCAGTTCTCCAAGCGCTAA
- a CDS encoding GTP cyclohydrolase II, whose translation MKAGALKSVQLDMDWSVQTVLPIEFKGREVMLEAHAYQGEAPEEQALVLIHRDPDAPVGTLPIVRVHSGCVTGDIFHSLRCDCYQQLQEALRVITEVPLGAIIYVPYHEGRGIGLFKKIKAYALQDQGLDTVEANIEVGEPIDSRDYELAARILADLGMDEVKLLSNNPAKEQALKALGVKVAERVPIVISPNPHNQRYLDTKRLRMAHKI comes from the coding sequence ATGAAAGCCGGCGCACTGAAATCGGTTCAACTCGATATGGATTGGTCGGTTCAGACCGTTCTGCCAATTGAGTTCAAGGGCCGCGAGGTCATGCTCGAAGCGCATGCCTATCAAGGCGAGGCGCCCGAGGAGCAGGCGCTTGTGTTGATCCACCGCGATCCGGACGCGCCTGTCGGTACGTTGCCGATCGTGCGCGTGCATTCCGGCTGCGTCACGGGCGACATTTTCCATTCCTTGCGGTGCGACTGTTATCAGCAACTTCAAGAGGCTTTGCGCGTCATCACCGAGGTACCTCTCGGCGCGATCATTTATGTGCCCTATCACGAAGGGCGTGGCATCGGTCTATTCAAGAAGATCAAAGCCTATGCGCTGCAGGATCAGGGGCTGGATACGGTCGAGGCGAACATCGAGGTCGGCGAGCCGATCGACAGCCGCGACTATGAGCTTGCGGCCCGCATCCTGGCAGATCTTGGCATGGATGAGGTCAAGCTGCTTTCCAACAACCCCGCCAAAGAGCAGGCTTTGAAGGCCCTAGGGGTCAAGGTCGCGGAGCGTGTGCCGATTGTGATTTCGCCCAATCCGCACAATCAGCGTTATCTTGATACCAAGCGTCTGCGCATGGCTCATAAGATATGA
- a CDS encoding enoyl-CoA hydratase, which produces MTVVETNELLVTRTEPGIAVVTLNRAKARNALSLSMLRQLDVMFNKLGADKGVAAIVLAADGPVFSSGHDLKEMTAHRGDADGGRAFFETTMQTCSQMMQAIVHCPRPVIAAVSGMATAAGCQLVASCDLAVAADTATFMTPGVNIGLFCSTPMVALSRNVPRKKAMEMLLLGEAMSAQDAVQYGLVNRAVAASEVMTQAMAMATTIASKSKATVAIGKTAFYRQIEAPLGDAYSYAARVMVENMMAADAEEGICAFIEKRPANWQTD; this is translated from the coding sequence GTGACTGTGGTTGAAACGAATGAGCTTCTGGTGACACGGACCGAGCCGGGTATCGCCGTCGTCACCTTGAACCGGGCTAAGGCGCGCAATGCGCTCTCGCTATCGATGCTTCGACAGCTCGACGTTATGTTCAATAAGCTTGGCGCCGACAAGGGCGTTGCTGCGATCGTATTGGCTGCAGATGGTCCGGTTTTCAGCTCTGGGCACGATCTGAAGGAAATGACAGCTCATCGCGGCGATGCAGATGGCGGTCGCGCTTTCTTCGAGACGACGATGCAGACCTGCTCGCAGATGATGCAGGCAATAGTTCACTGCCCGCGGCCGGTCATTGCTGCGGTTTCGGGAATGGCGACCGCCGCGGGCTGTCAGCTTGTGGCCAGTTGCGATCTCGCGGTCGCTGCCGATACAGCGACGTTCATGACGCCTGGCGTCAACATCGGATTGTTCTGCTCCACGCCGATGGTGGCGCTGTCACGCAATGTGCCGCGCAAGAAGGCGATGGAAATGTTGCTTCTGGGCGAAGCGATGAGCGCGCAGGATGCCGTGCAATACGGCCTCGTCAACCGGGCGGTGGCTGCGAGTGAGGTGATGACGCAAGCGATGGCGATGGCCACCACGATCGCATCCAAATCGAAGGCGACTGTGGCTATTGGTAAGACCGCTTTCTATCGCCAGATCGAGGCACCGCTGGGCGATGCATACTCGTATGCCGCGCGTGTGATGGTGGAAAATATGATGGCCGCCGATGCCGAGGAGGGAATTTGCGCATTCATCGAAAAGCGTCCCGCGAATTGGCAGACCGATTGA
- a CDS encoding tyrosine-type recombinase/integrase has product MAFYADRHELFDGACLLYRRMSRGKVHPIWQMRIKLRTGYQTLSSKTRNYENAVLVAKAELDRINRRVADGAPIKDRTFAQHWNDWFDREVRKNTWKPDRQKWHQKYFDRHLSDYFGTKPLNDITLDFAEGYWEWRINYWLSNEGQRIRANNPQRRNAKSKSSANSKNVPANKTLHMEQTALNQIFADAHRRRFMQYPIKLKAPKPNRGDTRRPAFDEAEWIVLTQNLHDWAEGRGPYRNDQLNAYHRRQRQQLRTYVLFMASSGLRVGEARILRWGDLSDIGKHFAIKVRDATKRGARVVVPLEDTGAYLADWFMISGKPGPQELVFQGQNGSNHAATDMNKTFQSFLRRVPYADRPDGLLCDAEDERRTVYSLRHTYATLKLLRGELTEFDLARNMGTSVAQIERHYDLLDFFGPFLA; this is encoded by the coding sequence TTGGCGTTTTATGCAGACAGGCATGAACTTTTTGACGGCGCGTGTTTGCTCTACCGACGCATGTCTCGGGGGAAAGTTCATCCGATTTGGCAGATGCGGATCAAACTTCGAACCGGCTATCAAACTTTGAGTTCCAAGACCCGCAACTACGAGAATGCGGTGCTCGTTGCAAAGGCGGAACTAGATCGCATCAATCGCCGGGTTGCGGATGGTGCGCCGATTAAAGACCGAACCTTCGCCCAACACTGGAACGATTGGTTTGACCGTGAAGTTCGCAAAAACACATGGAAGCCCGACAGACAGAAATGGCATCAAAAGTACTTTGATCGCCATTTGAGTGATTACTTCGGCACCAAACCTTTAAACGACATCACATTGGATTTCGCAGAGGGTTACTGGGAATGGCGTATCAACTACTGGCTGTCGAATGAAGGCCAGCGTATTCGCGCAAACAATCCGCAACGCCGTAACGCAAAATCCAAGTCGTCAGCAAACTCGAAAAACGTACCTGCCAACAAGACCCTGCACATGGAACAGACGGCACTCAATCAGATATTTGCCGATGCCCATAGACGCAGGTTCATGCAGTATCCCATTAAGCTCAAAGCTCCAAAGCCGAATCGCGGTGACACGCGTCGACCCGCCTTTGATGAAGCTGAATGGATAGTTCTTACCCAAAATCTTCATGATTGGGCTGAAGGCCGCGGACCATACCGGAATGATCAACTTAATGCCTACCACCGCAGACAACGCCAACAACTGCGAACATATGTGTTGTTCATGGCCAGCTCGGGCTTGCGAGTGGGTGAAGCAAGGATTCTGAGGTGGGGTGATCTATCAGACATTGGCAAACACTTTGCAATCAAGGTCCGGGACGCCACCAAACGTGGCGCCAGAGTTGTGGTCCCCCTAGAAGATACGGGTGCTTATCTTGCCGATTGGTTCATGATCTCAGGCAAGCCCGGTCCACAGGAACTCGTCTTTCAAGGCCAAAATGGCTCAAATCACGCCGCAACGGACATGAACAAAACCTTCCAATCCTTCTTGCGTCGTGTGCCGTATGCTGACAGACCTGACGGATTGCTCTGCGATGCTGAAGACGAAAGGCGGACCGTCTATTCTCTTAGGCACACCTACGCGACTTTGAAGCTCCTAAGAGGCGAGCTCACCGAGTTCGATCTGGCACGTAACATGGGAACGAGTGTTGCGCAGATTGAACGTCACTATGACCTGCTCGACTTCTTCGGACCGTTCTTAGCTTGA
- a CDS encoding RibD family protein, with product MTVHHHNFRKPDTDPLIEPLLAAPSDRPFVIAQLGQSLDGRIATPTGASRWINGGGALDHLHRLRANVDAVIVGVGTAVQDDPELTVRRVEGRNPARVVIDPNNRLTPHARCLADDGCRRIVFRRNVCGQQGSLEQIEPPEGPGFIDPKWIVRRLFACGLKKILVEGGARTISSFIDAGVVNRLHVLVAPIILGSGVPGLSLSPIATMCQALRPSTRTQVLDGGDVLFDCDLGRMDEG from the coding sequence ATGACGGTACACCACCACAATTTTCGGAAGCCCGATACCGACCCTCTGATAGAGCCGTTGCTGGCGGCGCCGTCCGATAGGCCTTTCGTTATCGCGCAGCTCGGACAATCTCTCGATGGACGAATTGCCACGCCGACCGGCGCAAGCCGTTGGATCAATGGAGGCGGCGCTCTTGACCACCTTCATCGGCTCAGGGCGAATGTGGATGCGGTGATCGTCGGAGTCGGCACTGCCGTTCAAGACGATCCCGAACTAACCGTGCGGCGGGTGGAAGGACGCAACCCGGCACGCGTGGTCATTGACCCAAACAACAGGCTTACGCCACATGCACGATGCCTCGCCGATGATGGCTGCCGACGCATCGTTTTCCGCCGTAACGTCTGTGGCCAGCAAGGATCGCTCGAACAGATCGAGCCTCCAGAAGGTCCGGGCTTCATCGATCCGAAATGGATAGTGCGTCGGCTTTTCGCGTGTGGGTTGAAAAAAATTCTAGTGGAGGGTGGCGCGCGCACAATCTCGTCCTTCATCGATGCGGGTGTCGTAAACCGCCTGCATGTGCTCGTGGCGCCTATCATTTTGGGATCAGGTGTACCGGGATTGTCGCTGTCTCCGATTGCTACGATGTGCCAAGCGCTGAGGCCCTCCACACGAACACAGGTTCTTGACGGGGGCGATGTGCTGTTCGATTGTGACCTGGGCAGAATGGATGAAGGGTAA
- the rplM gene encoding 50S ribosomal protein L13, whose product MSTFVAKPGAVEKKWILIDGKGLVVGRLAALIATRLKGKHKAIYTPHVDCGDNVIVINADKVVFTGAKYEDKVYYHHTGYPGGIKERTPRQILEGKHPERVVSKAVERMLARGPLQRQLMRNLRVYKGAEHPHSAQNPETLDVAKLNRKNVRV is encoded by the coding sequence ATGTCTACATTCGTTGCAAAGCCGGGTGCGGTGGAGAAGAAGTGGATTTTGATTGACGGCAAAGGTCTCGTCGTCGGCCGCCTCGCAGCTCTCATCGCTACCCGTCTCAAGGGCAAGCACAAAGCCATTTACACCCCGCATGTCGACTGCGGTGACAACGTGATTGTCATCAATGCCGACAAGGTCGTCTTCACCGGCGCCAAGTACGAAGACAAGGTGTACTACCACCACACCGGATATCCCGGCGGCATCAAGGAGCGCACGCCCCGCCAGATCCTGGAGGGCAAGCATCCTGAGCGCGTCGTGAGCAAGGCTGTCGAGCGCATGCTCGCGCGCGGCCCTCTCCAGCGTCAGCTGATGCGCAACCTGCGCGTCTACAAGGGCGCGGAGCATCCCCATTCGGCGCAGAACCCCGAGACGCTCGACGTCGCCAAGCTCAATCGTAAGAATGTGAGGGTCTAA